In Deltaproteobacteria bacterium, the following proteins share a genomic window:
- a CDS encoding DUF362 domain-containing protein, translating into MSKVMIHPATYENVREAVDRAFDLFPLELRGKKVLIKPNVLRSSEAREGIVTNPAVLRAVVEKVETMKLASIVVGDNPGLFNYGANEECFKITGLMEAAKGYYQNIGNDSQKVDFNPAFIPTVSVSQAVMDADIVISLPKFKTHGLTVITGAIKNSYGILPGAQKAWLHKESGGPERFQEMLVDVFRLRVPDLFIMDAVVGMEGNGPASPDLRDIGLILASDNAVAMDAIVATMMGCEPGRLRILQKARELGLGDYDLSTIEVIGELKPLPDFKLPPFSGEVLLHNEAIQTLIRNRMIMRPKADPELCTGCGACVDQCPVSALSMSGENLPQVDADTCIACFCCQEICPEKAITLR; encoded by the coding sequence ATGTCAAAAGTAATGATCCATCCCGCTACCTATGAGAATGTCCGGGAGGCTGTCGACCGGGCATTTGATCTATTTCCTCTGGAATTGCGGGGGAAGAAAGTCCTGATAAAACCGAACGTCCTTCGCTCTTCGGAGGCGAGAGAAGGCATTGTCACAAATCCTGCCGTCCTTCGCGCCGTGGTAGAAAAGGTGGAAACGATGAAGCTGGCATCTATCGTCGTGGGCGATAATCCGGGACTTTTCAACTACGGTGCGAATGAGGAATGCTTCAAAATAACGGGCCTGATGGAAGCAGCCAAAGGCTATTACCAAAATATCGGGAACGATTCGCAGAAGGTTGACTTCAATCCCGCCTTCATTCCCACCGTAAGCGTCTCACAGGCTGTTATGGATGCTGATATCGTCATCAGCCTGCCGAAATTCAAAACCCACGGCTTAACCGTCATTACCGGAGCGATTAAAAACAGTTACGGCATTTTGCCCGGCGCCCAGAAAGCATGGCTGCACAAGGAGTCAGGCGGCCCGGAGCGATTCCAGGAAATGCTGGTTGACGTATTTCGCCTCCGGGTGCCAGACCTGTTCATCATGGACGCCGTGGTCGGTATGGAGGGTAATGGACCGGCTTCCCCCGACCTCAGAGACATCGGCCTGATCCTTGCCTCTGACAACGCCGTGGCAATGGATGCCATCGTGGCAACCATGATGGGGTGCGAGCCAGGACGTCTGCGGATCCTTCAGAAAGCAAGGGAATTGGGTTTGGGGGACTATGACCTCAGTACAATTGAAGTCATCGGTGAGTTGAAACCACTGCCTGATTTCAAACTTCCACCGTTCAGCGGCGAAGTGCTGCTTCACAACGAGGCCATTCAAACACTGATCCGCAATCGAATGATCATGCGGCCGAAAGCTGATCCCGAGTTATGCACGGGGTGCGGCGCCTGTGTCGATCAGTGTCCGGTATCGGCTTTGTCAATGAGCGGCGAAAACCTTCCCCAGGTGGACGCCGATACATGTATCGCCTGTTTTTGCTGCCAGGAAATCTGTCCTGAGAAAGCCATTACATTAAGATAA